CTGTGGGAGGTGGAGCTCCATGTAGAGGAGGCGGTGCACCTTGGAAAGCAGCGTGCGCAGCAGCGGCACCAGGAATGAGTAGGTCTCCTCCGTCTGCTCCTGCACAGAACGTTGCAGGATGTTCTCCACCTTCCCCAGCAGGTAACACGCCTCATCCTGACTGGACACCTCCTTGGTCTGTAGGACACCGTTCAGCTTGGCCGTGGCCAGGGCGCACACCTGGAAACAAGTGTAAAGTGTACCtcaaagtagctcaatgaaatagcactcaaagtaaaagttgaatagaatttgatcaacatgtgaaaatctgaaatgatgatgatgatgatgatgatggtggtggcgATGAAGGAGAGCTCACTCACCTGTGGGTCATGCTGAGCCATGAAGCCCAGCAGCAGCCTGAGGCCCACCTGGGACAGGGTAAACCACTGAGTCCCAGAGGAGAACCAAACCATGAGGCTGTCCATCAGCGTCACCGTCTCTTCCAGAACCTTCTCCGTCCACAGAGTCGGGTTCACCAGGCCCTCCGCCTGCAGGAAGTCCTGCACCATGTGGAGCAGCCGCACCGCGTTCTCCGTGTGCTGGGGTAAAGTGGCGGCCGACGCCTCACGGTTATCGCTCACCGCCCACTCCAGCATGCGCTCCATCAGACTGTAGAGGAACCAGAACATCCGTTATCACACGCTCCACGTTACatcttcatcctcatcctcacctGAGCTTGATGTGGTCGACAGGAAGCAGCAGCTCATTGGCCGTCCCCAGCTTGGTGAGCGCCGAAAAAACCTGACCACGTTCTAACCACGCTGAGTCATCAGATCCCTCCACACCACGCCACATCACACACAGGATGATCTCTAGCAGCATGCTACACAGCTCCTCCTCCGCCCGCTGCACACAGCATAAAGTCagaattttattatattaaagtTGTATGTTAATAATGTTGtaatattattagattaaagcaattatattttgagattaaagtcgtaatattttgaaaaCAGTCGTAATTTTAAAAgattaaagtaataatatttCCAGATTAAAGTCTgagaaaggtcaaaggtcacaagGTAGTCTGACCTCAGCGTTGTTGAAGGAGTCTCCCAGTGAGATGTTGTCactaaacaggaagtgatcATCGGTCAAACAGGAAGACGCTGCCTCACACGTCCCGGGGAAAGGTTTACTGGTTTCCACAGGGGAGGGTGTACTGGGCATGCTCCCTGGCGTCTGGCTGCCACTGTCCCCACCCTCGTAGGCCTGTAGGTGGGACAGGTCCAGCAGGAGCCCGCCCGTTTTTCCCACTGTCCATGGCTTGGAGGAGGCAGAGGACGAGGGCGTGTCCAGCAGTGAGATGACGTCTCCGTTCTCCATGCTGTCCACGGACCGCGTGTCGCCCACGCTGAAGCGGTCGTCCTCCAGGCGGTCCAGGCGGCCGGTGCTCCCGGCCCGGGGCCGGCGCTCCAGGGGCGGCTCCAGGCGGTGAGTGCTGCCGGCGCTGGTGCGGCTGAGGTCCAGGCTGCAGGTACTGATGGCGTCAGAGCTTCGTGGTGGAGGTAGAGAACCGTCACCTCTGAGGTACAGCCGCATTAGAGTGTCTTGCCAGCACTGCTGCATAGAGATGTGGAGCGCAGCTTCCTGTTGAGACTGGAGCAGCTGGTACACCTGAGAACACACCAGAGAACACAgaaagtgaagaagaagaagtacaAGTAGtagaaaaataagaagaaataatagaagtagtagtagtagaacaAAAAGAACAAGTAGAGAATAAGAAGCGGTAGTAGTAGCAGAGGAAGTAGACCCAAAagtccttctatcctcagggtttgtgtgtcttcaacagtctgcgATTttctcgctaacttcagccaccggagcatgtcagcacactgtttaaaggagagtaaaggtcgcttaggagagctcttcttctctgcttcattgtctacagtgtgctgacactctctggtggctgaagttaccGGTAATCCATGGACTGTTGAAGCCGCTCTCAGGtttaattttctgaaaaattgtgagtgtaaaatgtgtttttattttcctgtcTGTACCCATTTCCACTCATTTCCTTTTTAATCAACTGTTTTAGTCTTTTTAATCTTACAAAAGCTGTTCTAGGGACGGGTGTTGAAAAACAGTGTGtagacacgctctggtggctgaagcaATAGCCACAAACATGAGATGCCCGTTTTCAGCCGACTATGTTTATTGTATCTGTCCCTAATAAATAaagcttaaataaataaaaaaataacttcctgTGTGTAGGTGTGACGAGTCCTCACCCTCTTACACACGAGGAGTCGTACACTGGGTCCTGCTCTGTGAGTGAGCTGAACCAGAGCCATCAGGTCCTTGTAGTTCACCACCTGATCTGCACGCCACACGcgcacacagcacacacacaaagtatttCCATTAGTGATGCTGTATTGATCACTCTCTAACGATATGGTTTGTTCTCTAATGAATGCTTCAGTAATCAATCGTTCTCCGTTGAACGTTAACCAATCAGAGCAGCACTTATTGATGTATGAAGTCAATGAATATTGAAGAGATCAAATGAATGAATTCAGGAAGTAATCAAATCATGGATACATGAACAACGTAGAGGTTAAGCTCCTCCAACAGCTACAAAAGACTGTAATATTTAAACTATTTAATCAGGTACACTTTCTAAAGAAGGGCGCCATAAAATGCTGCCATGGTAACGAAATAATGATTTAATCAGCTGACTGAATTAGAAGTTAGAGAAAAACTAACATCCAAAATGCTTGTTCGCAACTTAACGTACAACATTAAAAGGTTTTTTCTAGAGGtagggcttaaaaaaaaaacaatgtagttAATGAGacactttgtaattaattaatctatatTAATGTCCTAACTATTTGACATGAGAAGCAAtgttttccagtttaaatgtattttggcaTATgctaaatcaataaaacaataaattatcTTAAgcaactaaatagtgtttattatttccatcactgagtgctaataatgtgtaatatgaataatgaatattatgattgcattgttctcAAAGCACAAACTTACCTTTAACTGAGctatattcatgttttctattcattgatttttagtaaactttctaaaacaaatgtgcttttgtattaatgtattaataatatCGCGTtcaagtcccagccctaatttttTCTCATCATTCTTTTGAAAACTGCTTTATGAGGACAGATGGAGTGTGAGAGTACATACCTGTGTGGAGGACCTGGTTGAGCAGACATCGGACCAGTGTGGGCGTGATGTGAAGCTCAGAGAAGAGCAGTGATAGGCTGCCGTATCCAGCCTCCCTCAACCTCAGCCGCTGTTTGTTCTTCTCGTAGACGCGGTCGAATCGCAGCATGCGCTCAAACAGCTGTGTAGGGCAGAGACGTTAAATCACGCTAACGTCACGCTAACAGCAGAGGATAACCTACTTTGAAGACGAGCTCTCGGAGGCGATCAGAGTGTTTGTTGTTGAGGAGGAGGGCGTAGCAGGAGTCGGCCGCTCCGGGCTCAAACAGCAGCAGGAACAGCTGGTCTCTGGCTGGGCTGGTCTGGAGGAGGCTGAGCAGCAGCTCCAGGATGCTGCACAGCTGACACACAACGCACATACGATGCATAGATGTAGCCTAAAGTGTGTTTAACTAGTAACTATTAtcagttaaaataaaacaacttgtTTACCAACCTGCTCTTCATCTCCGATGGCAGCAATATATCCCAGAATGCTGTGCATCTCCTCCTGCGTCACTCCTTTGCTGATGTAATACTTGACGAGGCTGAGGAGAGACGCTCGGATGGCGCGTACGTCGTCCTCGCTAAGgtcgctgtccttggtgctgatcCTCCTGCAGGGCAGCGGACCACAGCTTTAGAAGCAGCTCAGAGGAAAAGGTGAAGATGTACCCATAACAGAGAACAGAAACTACTTTACAAACTTGTAattttttgagaataaagtcgcaATATTCAAGATGAAAgccgtaatatttcaagatttaaatagtaatattttgagattaaagtagtAATATTTCAAGACTAAAGTCGTGATATTTCGACATTATGAGGACGACAGCTTTAGAAGCAGCTCGGAGGAAAAGGTGTAGACGTACCCGTAATAGAGTCGTATAGTGTCCAAAAGGAACTGAACGCCGTACTTCCTCCTGAACTGCTTCCTGTTGTCTTTGATGATGGTGGACATGTACTGAATGTGACCTGTGAGAGGACGACAGGTGTGTCAGTGAGggaggtgatgatgatgatggtgaagaGGAGGTGCTGAGTTAAAGCTCCGACCTATGCGCAGAGGGAAGTCCCCTTTGTTCCAGATGTTGAGGTTGAAAAGCAGATGTGTGTGGAGCTGCTGCAGCAGAGCCTGGTTCTTCTCGTAGGTCACCTGTTCCATCAGCAGCTGAACAGAAACCAGCACGCTGACGTCCACGTGACTCCCAGGTAGCTACACACACATAAAGAAACCAGAGACTTTaacacaggggttctcaacctggggtcagcgtgagacactgggagcgggtcaccagatgccttcaagaaactaagaacattttctgaacaatttgagcccaattttggttatttttacattttttctgcaacaccaccaaactcaccatatttttgcctattttcatcactttttcataccatatttttgctccttttaaaggatttttgcaacattactcccatttctgacacatctacatcaaatttcaataccttttctgcacattttctgcacttttaagacatttccaGTActtaaacactttccaccactttatgtcacatatgttgacccattattgtcacttttaaccccttttcaacatttcttttgtttattttttgccaattgaaCCACAGCTCTGACAGCTTTATGCACAATACTGTTAcctgtgtctgtaaatgtggaAATAGACAatgtttcaaaaagaaaaaaaaaattaaaggcattcttttttacagtaatctaaagaataaaaacattttcatgatcTTTTAGTTCTCTAACAATGGTTAATGAGCACACTGACCTTCTGCAGTAGCGCCCCCAGCGTTCCCACGCCGTGTGAGTGCAGCAGGTTCTCCTGGTTGATGGAGTGCCTCTGCAGGAAGTGCTTCAGCACCAGCAGGAACGTGGCCACCAGGTTCTTCTCCAGCCGAGCCTCTGTGACGCACACACCAATCACATACTCTAGACATACAGCAGGGTGTGGTGATGACGTACAGACAGAAACGGCCACTCCCACAGACCTGAGGCCCTGTTGGAGGGAAGTATGACCCAGTCTCCATCAGCTGGTGTGGTCACATCAGGGCTGATGAAGTCTGACCCAGCTGATGGATCAATGCTGTGCTGAGAGGGCATGGTCAGACACAGCTGCTCCAGGATGGGAAACAGCACCGTGACTCCGCCGACACAGTTGATCATGTCCTGTGGgtacaataatcaataatcctaaTTTATGAAAGAGGAGAAAGTATTTCCAGTTGCACTTACTTTGATGTCCCAGTTTACGACTTTGTTCCCAGTGAGGCGTCCATGCAGCAGGTTAGGAGACAGATCCAGACAGATTGGGTTTTTACATGcctgggaaaaaatgtgcacgTTAAGTAAAACACAACGTGCCTGTTTAGTAAGAATCTACTGCACATGTGTGAaagaaaacaggaagtgaagttTAATGATGACTCAGAAACTACGGGGACAGATTTgtctaaaaaaatattcacaaatatattcacaattttcacttgttttttttcctctcgaTTTTCACACGTTTTTCCagaaacgtcatcgacacaatCTAAGCATGtgaaaaatttggaaaaatacaaattgtttgattgtgaatattttttagacAAATCTTTCCCATAAAATTAGGAGTCACACCCACCGGTTTATCTACAAAGCTCTGAGATCAAAGCTCAGAGATCAAAGCAGCTCACCTGAGGCGAGTAGTGCAGCAGCAGTTTACTGGAAAGATCTCCAACTTCTGACTCATGGCCTTTGAAAGGAGAGATGCAGTTTGGCCCTGTGGAGATTAAACCAATCAGTGAACAGGGATCTCACGCCTTGGCTCCACCCCTCCACGCTCTGCTCACCAGCGCCACAGATGGCTTTGATGTGGTTCTGCTGCAGAGCCTCGTGGAACACCATGACTCCACCCAACTGGCCCTGCAGGGAGGTGGGGCTCCCCCACTCGCTGTCCTGGGTCCCCGCTGAGATCAGCTTGGTGACGGTCTCTGGTTTGCTCCCCAAGAGGCCCCCCCACGTCTGAGGGGAGAGGATACCACCGAGTGAGGAGCGAGAGGTGGGCGTGGTCACAGAGGAGAAGGGCGGGTCGGGGATCTgagagggtgggggggtggTGGTGCGGTGGCCGGCTGAACCGATGCAGCAGGAAGTGAACGGCTGGGAAACAAGAgtcaaattgtaattttatgagataaaattcataacatttcaagattaaagttgtaattttatgacaataaagtcgtattttaataaaatctttattttttttagattaaagtcataacatTTCAGGATTAAAGTCAtaacatttttagattaaattcgtattttaataaaatctaaattttataagattaaagttgtaatatttcaagaataaagtcgaaatatcTTGATATTAAAGTTttaattttatgaaaaaaaaggaacaatatttcgagattaaagaattcaagaaatgtatatttttctgtgcttttcttttaatcattttgttcatttacttcGGGAACCCCACAAAAATAGACCGAAGCATATGGCCCACCGAGTCTGACCTAAAGGTGATAAAACGagcaatatataaattattattttaatcaataactactagacatttcaggtgaccccatttaaattacaGGTGTTCAAATGCAGCATATATTGATTGTATacaataagtaataataatataaatacagtatCTTACCTCTGTCATGGTGGGGTATCTGAGTGGAGCAGAGAGCTTCTGTTGTCCATCCACATAAATGTAGAGCAGACTCTGTCCAAAGGGCCTCTTCCCTGGCACGTGCACCACCCCGATGCTGTGCTGTGGATGTCAGttcacagccaatcagagcccaGTATTTGGAGCAGTGGCAAGAGGGAGAGAGGCGGAGCTACACTCACCCACAGAGAGTCACAGAAGCAGTAGTCTGGCAGCATGACGGTGACGTACTCCTTCCTGGTGCACACGGCCACCACCAGGGCCCCCGCAGAGCTGAAGAATGCCTCAAAGCCCGTCCCCCCAGGGGTGAAGAAGCTGTACCAcagacggggggggggggggtctcagTAATACACACACAGGGTGATGCCTCTACAACCATTAGCATTagacattttaaaatttaatagGTAGCGGTACATGTAAATGTAGATATCTATGATTCAATTTTGACAGTGGCAAttctaattattgatatttACAATTCTAGTCTCACTAGTTACACTAttaattgtagatatcaacAATTTAATTTTCACTAGTGGAAATCACGATTGTAAATTTCAAAATGTCCCATTGACTTTCATTCAATTGTTTCTGTTCACATTGTAGAtttcttttgtgtatgtttcatgtctttttgtgtatttatttgtatttgtacatttgtcatttggtatatttgtttttaattctgttttttgtttattgatgTTTTGTATCTCatgagtcaatttgtgcatttttggagtcattcgtGTTCtcgtttgtttatttttctgttattttcttgagttttggagtaaatttgggTAATCTTGTCAACCTTTAGTGCAATCTTTTGTAATATGGTatttttctggagtcattttgtgtatttttccttgttttttaatgttttattgtgattttgtgcatttggggGCCGTACAAATGCTTCACCTGTACAGCTGCTTCCTCTTGTCTTTGCTAACCGGTCCCAGCTGGTCCTGGTCCAGGGACAACCAGGCCAGAAAGCTGAAGGCCGACCCCGGCCAGCGCGTCACGGTGGGGGCCACGATGCCCGCCATGCTGGGCGACAGGTCGAAGTACTGCATGGCGCTCTCCAGGCCCTGTTTACGCACCATGACCAGCAGGCCCCTGAGGGCCGCGCCCACGTAGGGGTGGGCCTGGTTGGGGTCCGGGGGCCTTAGCAGACGTAGGTACCCCAGCAGCTCTCTGCTGCTCAGGGACTGGGACCCCAGAGAGCCCACCAACCCAAACAGGCTCTCTGCACACGCCCGGTGCAGACGCTGGTGGCACTCCAGTGCCGCTAGGGCCCGCACCACCATGGCGCTGTTCACACATGTGGAGCGTGTTTGGCGGTTGAGGCAACTGAGGcgtctcagccaatcagcagcgaAGAGCTGCAGCTCAGCAGAGTCTAAGTGTGGGAGCCACTGGATGAGCAGCAGTAGGGGCTCCACGTTACTGATGCCCAGGAGCCCCACGGAGGAGTGCTCACCCTCCAccgcctgcacacacacacacactaagggtgagcacacacacacacatagatctATTCACATGATAAACAAACAGCTCACCATGTTCATCAGCTCTTTGAGGAGGAGTCGAGAGGGTTGACCCAGAGAAAGGAGAACCTCGTACAGCTGATTGTAGCCGATCCTCTCCTTAAACACTTCCTGCACAAGCATGATTTTAGAAGTTATGACAATTTGTTCACAAAGAGTTTAAGTTTAAGGTAAAAGCTGGAGCTGCTCCACTCCACTATAGAAGTTAGCTCaaagctaaaaatggaactcactagcagtagtagtagtaagtagtaagtcAAAGATACAGAGAAGATGAAAATATGAgctgaatattaaaaaatagcTGAATATTTTATAGGTGGAATGGTTTAAGAATGGCTCAAGAGTGGAACTTTAAAGTTTACGGTGAAATTAATTCAAATTAACTAAAaagtttaacagtttaaaaagttgaaaagctACAAAAAAGCATAATGTGCAGGACTTTTCTGCACGTGTTGACACCACACCTGATGAAATTAGTTGAAAGATGTGGGAGTAGTTTGAGCTAGCATCCTCGCTAACAAAGCATGTTACCTTAGCAGCAGGAGACTTATGCATCACTGTGGTCAGAGCTTTGATGGTTGCTACGGCGAGAGAGTCCAGCCGGCTCTGGTTCACCTGACCAGGAGGAAACAAAGCTCTTTAGTATTTATGGTACAAAATATGAGGATGGATGGATTCATTCTGTCACTGCACAGACATGCAGAGCGTGAGAAGCCACGggacaaaaatcaatcaaacatGCTCATTATCAAGGTCGCAGCTTTGTTTTGGTAGACGATGATCAATCAAAACCCAACACAGAAACACCACCTGCTTTCCTCACACATggaacacatatacacacacacacacacacacacacacatctccatCCAGCTCCGTCCTGCTCCTGGTTGGACTAACAGACTAGTGACCGGTGACTATTACACACAGAGCTTTAGACCAGCTGGAGAGGGACTGTGACACAGAACCAATCATTGTAAACCCCCAGGGAACCCCACACACAGACCaggtggaggggggtgggggggtggggtagATCCATTAGGGAGGTGAGGGGGCAACGCCACAGCAAGACGACCGAGTCAACCTATACCTGACCATGTATGGAAAGCAGTTTGAACGTGATATCAACCATTATTAATCTCTACTAGTGCTTAACTTGGGTTTACTAGTGTACAAGTAGTCActagttagcatcatatgctaataagggggcggaGAAAGTAAAtccaggcttgccattggctttggaaagtattccaaccaatcagagagctggatttggttctaatccctcctacttacattaggtctactagtactactagtaagatGTTTTAagtgtactagtagtactaaACAAAATTTTGTTTTCTAATAAAGCTTTGAATTTTTACTAGTAATGTGTTTTAAGTCTACCAGTATGACTAGTAACACTAAATTTTCTACTAGTAGCTAGTTTTGCTTTACTAGTGCTAGTAAACGGTGACGTAGTCTTGCTGAGGCGTGACCACGTGGATGAAGGGGCGTGGCTGCAGCAGCaggaagggagggagggagggagagctgtgggtgggggcggggcttactCCACGGTACCTGAGCGTCCCCCTCTCCTGTCAGTAACCTGTTGTTGGTTTTATCTTTCTGGTCCTTGTCTGCCGCCGTGCACCTGGCATTGAccagctgacacacacacgcacacacaaaaacacacagagtgaGGGCTAGACAGAAAGAGGGAAAGGATGGAGGGATGGAGGTTAAAGAAggcacaaccccccccccctgcAGGGCTCGCACAGTGCAGGAGGCGTGGCCTTTGGGtgaggaaacaaacacaaacatgcaaCGTGGGGTTGTTCTCAATCTGCAGCACAAACTGTGTTAGTGGCACATGGACATAAGAAGGATTCATTTAACACTTTCATAAACGTATATGTTCTGGATAAAGTAACTAAATTTAAAGTAATCTATTCCTCTGTCTGAGCTAACGTGCTAGCACCTTGcttttctgaataaataactgtaatttaatcCTCTGGCGTACTTTACCTTGCTGTTCTGCAGCAGTCGTATGAGATGTTCAAAGCAGTTGCTGTTGAGAAAGATGGCCTGAAGCACGGGTCGGTCTGAGCACAGGAACATGTCTCTGATGGCGTCTGAAACACAGGACCAGAGGAGGTCAGAAACCCACcaacacctcctcctcctccaccacgCTGCATACCCAACATGTGGACTTGCAGAGCCACAAAGCGACTCTCCCAGTGTGGCCCCAGAGTTAGCCCCCGCCGATCGGCctgctgctgattggctgtgacGGCGGCCGCTGGGTCAGAGTTGAGCAGTTTGAAGTAGTTTTCCAGCACGGAGGCTATCTCCACCTGGCGCTGGTCGGAGCTGGAGGCCAGCAGACGCTGCACCACCTCCCTCAGGCAGCCCAGGGTCAGCAGGGACTTCTTATCGGGGGCGTCGCCCTCCCAGTCCTCGCCCTCGTCCAATGAGCAGCCGCCCAGGGAGCAGTCGGTCAGCACACGCATCAGAACCTCCATAGTGGCAGGGGAGATGGCCAGCAGGGCGTTCCTCTGtcgtgggggggaggggggagtcagagtaaataataacacacacatttattatgtTCATCAGAGTGGGAGGAGCCTGTTACCTGATCACCTGCTACGATAGCGCCGAAGAGATGCAGCAGGCAGCATTTCAAACTCTCCTTCAGGTGTTCGCTCTCCTGGAAGCACTCTGAAAAAACAATAAGGATGCACTGATTTACTTCCTGTTTCACTACGTTagcattattttcattttttttatactttacaTGTTTTAGGCCTTTTTTCaaagtttataaatgtattgtgtccttttcaaaaatta
This is a stretch of genomic DNA from Gouania willdenowi chromosome 2, fGouWil2.1, whole genome shotgun sequence. It encodes these proteins:
- the nbeal1 gene encoding neurobeachin-like protein 1 isoform X2, with protein sequence MASSERLYEVWMLYCTKRDPDYFKLWLEIFISSHEQCLDVDFEKTPSRPEELPPVLTLLPDNILQVLRHQLLQCVHKASDGLEAEQQNLALLLLKFLIVVCRNRSNVEEIGTCSYINHIITMTTLYIQQLKSKTKEKEMADQSQAEEFVRHALVFCESLYDPYHNWRRRTCGQTLGTVERSRHKYKAAPLTVEFVPFFYQCFQESEHLKESLKCCLLHLFGAIVAGDQRNALLAISPATMEVLMRVLTDCSLGGCSLDEGEDWEGDAPDKKSLLTLGCLREVVQRLLASSSDQRQVEIASVLENYFKLLNSDPAAAVTANQQQADRRGLTLGPHWESRFVALQVHMLDAIRDMFLCSDRPVLQAIFLNSNCFEHLIRLLQNSKLVNARCTAADKDQKDKTNNRLLTGEGDAQVNQSRLDSLAVATIKALTTVMHKSPAAKEVFKERIGYNQLYEVLLSLGQPSRLLLKELMNMAVEGEHSSVGLLGISNVEPLLLLIQWLPHLDSAELQLFAADWLRRLSCLNRQTRSTCVNSAMVVRALAALECHQRLHRACAESLFGLVGSLGSQSLSSRELLGYLRLLRPPDPNQAHPYVGAALRGLLVMVRKQGLESAMQYFDLSPSMAGIVAPTVTRWPGSAFSFLAWLSLDQDQLGPVSKDKRKQLYSFFTPGGTGFEAFFSSAGALVVAVCTRKEYVTVMLPDYCFCDSLWHSIGVVHVPGKRPFGQSLLYIYVDGQQKLSAPLRYPTMTEPFTSCCIGSAGHRTTTPPPSQIPDPPFSSVTTPTSRSSLGGILSPQTWGGLLGSKPETVTKLISAGTQDSEWGSPTSLQGQLGGVMVFHEALQQNHIKAICGAGPNCISPFKGHESEVGDLSSKLLLHYSPQACKNPICLDLSPNLLHGRLTGNKVVNWDIKDMINCVGGVTVLFPILEQLCLTMPSQHSIDPSAGSDFISPDVTTPADGDWVILPSNRASEARLEKNLVATFLLVLKHFLQRHSINQENLLHSHGVGTLGALLQKLPGSHVDVSVLVSVQLLMEQVTYEKNQALLQQLHTHLLFNLNIWNKGDFPLRIGHIQYMSTIIKDNRKQFRRKYGVQFLLDTIRLYYGRISTKDSDLSEDDVRAIRASLLSLVKYYISKGVTQEEMHSILGYIAAIGDEEQLCSILELLLSLLQTSPARDQLFLLLFEPGAADSCYALLLNNKHSDRLRELVFKLFERMLRFDRVYEKNKQRLRLREAGYGSLSLLFSELHITPTLVRCLLNQVLHTDQVVNYKDLMALVQLTHRAGPSVRLLVCKRVYQLLQSQQEAALHISMQQCWQDTLMRLYLRGDGSLPPPRSSDAISTCSLDLSRTSAGSTHRLEPPLERRPRAGSTGRLDRLEDDRFSVGDTRSVDSMENGDVISLLDTPSSSASSKPWTVGKTGGLLLDLSHLQAYEGGDSGSQTPGSMPSTPSPVETSKPFPGTCEAASSCLTDDHFLFSDNISLGDSFNNAERAEEELCSMLLEIILCVMWRGVEGSDDSAWLERGQVFSALTKLGTANELLLPVDHIKLSLMERMLEWAVSDNREASAATLPQHTENAVRLLHMVQDFLQAEGLVNPTLWTEKVLEETVTLMDSLMVWFSSGTQWFTLSQVGLRLLLGFMAQHDPQVCALATAKLNGVLQTKEVSSQDEACYLLGKVENILQRSVQEQTEETYSFLVPLLRTLLSKVHRLLYMELHLPQLPDTNGSPSFFEDFQIYCNSTEWRVYLDKYIIPYMKQYEIETFSQGHEAMALYWKECYEAFMVSLHRRERDRGESKIRFQEQFVEPFSRRGRHENLRYNSMLKQQHGLHSATLRQWKAARRGLVCERGPWDDRKQDDIHWRVSSAENFSRMRLKLVRNYNFDLHTEASALRDNLGVHQQRVNTEPLLLEAVKQVKVSDLEDDILELPEDDPSTTAKVEAEDAGQKEKLVLWEDCELVTIVDVVPGRLELTTQHIYFYDSSQEKDEGVGHDFKWPLSQIREVHLRRYNLRRSALEIFLIDQTNYFLNFKKEVRNKVYSRMLLLRAFSLSGTRSPQEVLRASGLTQKWVNREISNFDYLMQLNTIAGRTYNDLAQYPVFPWILVDYTSEELDLSDPRVFRDLSKPVAVLNERNAKAVREKYESFEDPTGTIDRFHYGTHYSNAAGVMHYLIRVEPFTSLHIQLQSGRFDCADRQFHSISATWQTLMDNPNDVKELIPEFFYFPEFLENQNGFDLGRLQISKERVNDVVLPKWAKSPEDFIYKHRKALESEFVSAHLHEWIDLIFGHKQRGPSAVKALNVFYYCTYEGAVDLDTITDEKERKAVEGMINNFGQTPCQLLKEPHPVRLTMEEVEKRKATLDSCPLSVFEHLSDLKSFFVEGISDGVPLVKAVVPKNQSHSFITQGSPDIMVTVSHNCLVGTHGWLPYNKSISNYFTFIKDQTVSNTKTQRFLSGPFSPGVEVTASLFVVSHDGKLLFSGGHWDNSLRVTSLVKGKTVGQHIRHMDIVTCLSTDHCGIHLMSGSRDTTCMVWQVQQQGGAPVGLCPKPVQVLYGHTDEVVSVCISTELDMAVSGSRDGTVIIHTVRRGQYMRCLRPPCESSLPLTVLHLCVSWEGHLLVHTCLEGKASLKDKNALHLYSVNGKHLCSERLKEQVTDMCVSGEHVVVGSEQGYLSIRHLYSLELSVEPMAMRVPVRCVSVTKEQSHVVVGLHDGKLIIVGVGRPSEMSSSRISRRLWGSNRRVSQISSGETVFNPNQDHGQTSPSP